The following nucleotide sequence is from Mytilus edulis chromosome 13, xbMytEdul2.2, whole genome shotgun sequence.
TCGATGCCGCTGTCGTCAATCTGAAGTGGAAACTTTCGTTCCCTCTTGGCACCAATGGGAGTTGAATGTCTTAATGGCATCCTGGGTGGTAATGGCAAGCTATTGCCATCTCCACTAACACTGTTAGACCGGGGTGGTATAGCAGGGGCTCTAGTGGGACTTGGTAAGTTAGTTGCATCTCTTTCTTTAACATGCTGAATGGTCCCTGAATCAACGCTCATTGAGTGATGCAAAGTTGGTATCTTAACATGTAATTTAGAATTATAAGTTTTATGATTCATACCTTGACCAACACGACCTCCACGTATGGGGATAGCACCACCTCTTAACATTCTTAAAGGGTTTGTTTCCACATCTTCATCCCCACCAGTGGATGAGGACATAGCTCCTTTACCAGGAATACCTTGGGGTTCACGAATATTACGAGAATGTCCTTCCTCACTACCGCTGATTACTCCTCTTTGATGATCAAGGGAGCGTCGTATTCTACTCTCCCTTGCAAGTTTATTCATAATTTCACGAGGGGAAGGTTCAGAAAAGTCCTCCCCTACAAAAAGACTGGAAGATTTATTGTAAGAATCCCTACGAGAATCATCCTGACGATTGACTTCTGTAGCACTATTTACCGACTCCGTACCAGAATCAGTATGAACATTGTCTGAATCAGGTTCATCAATCCTTAATACTTCTACATTGTTTTTAATGTCTTCAGAGTCACACTCTGATGTTTGTTCACTAGAAGTGTCTAAAATTTTAGGTCTATATTCATCTTCTGGTAGTTTTACTTTCAGATCATATTCTTGAGGAATTTCTGGCGGTGGTTTTTGTGGACGAGGCACAGGTTCTACTCTCTGTATGATTTCTGGTCTAGGTTTTGGAGCAGGTATTGGTATATCAGATCGTTTGCTGTCAGGCCGTGGTTTTGGAACTGGTTTCTGATGATAACTCATCTCTGTAAAttgattaaaattcatttcagGTGGTTCTAAGTCAAAGTCATCTATCATTGCAAGAGGCACCCCATATGTACTATCTTGATGTACAGGAGTAACCTCCCTTCTTTCTGGTGTAACCTCTCTTTTcattggagttatttccctttttgcaGGAGTAATTTCTCTTTTTGCAGGAGTTATATCTCTCTTTGCAGGAATTATTTCTCTTTTCGCAGGAGTAATTTCTCTTCTAACTGGAGTTAACTCCCTTTTGACAGGAGTTACCTCTCTTTTAGGTGGAGTAACTTCCCTTTCTTCAGAGGAGTATGAAGTACCAGATTTTTCCTTCACAGAACCTCTCATAACTAACTGGTTATAAGCCTCCATTGCTCCAGGAGGAACACTTTCTACTTGATCTGCTTTATTTTTGATCTCCTCGGAGAAAGTACGTTGACGATCAAGTTTCGGACTACGTTTAAATGAGAATTTGAATCTTGATCCATTCTGTGGTGACCCTGAATCACTTTCTGAATCTGACTGATATTTATCAGGTGACGAAGGTTCTTGTGATGATGACATATGAGAACGAGAACTTAATTCATTTGCCATGGCGATAGCATCATCTATCATTTTTTCATCAGATGCTGACATTGGTTTGACTTTGGCTTGTTTTCGTGGTTCTGGTTTCGGAGGCTCCCTGTTTCGAGGTTCCTGCAAGGCAAAAATTGAACATGCATAGTGATTACATAAATAGATACATGCTGTCTATAATAAAGATATTTTCATATACTCCAGACTTGATTATACTGAAGAAAAGCTGAAGATAATTTCTATAAGAAGAATATAATAATTACCCTATATCCCTTTTCTCCTAATGAgaatatacaatatttatatgtgaatgtatatgtaaaaaaaaaaaggatatttaaTTCAGATTTATGATTTTTTCAATCTGTCCATTCATCAATTGCTTGTATAGATTGATTGTTCCTTGTACGTCAGAGATTGTAAATTGAGCAACAGCAACATGCAATGCCATGCACATAATGATCACAGTTgaatttttttgtgtttgtttttttaaagtttttttttctttctattttatatcataatacacttttttaaagcaaattaaagagaaatatatgtttcattccatataatttaacaaaattttgcaGAGAAGAAAGATTGAACAGCTATAGCTGTTAAGAGGAAGTAGAATTAGAGGCAGACATACTAGTCTAGGTGGTTGAACAGGAAGTGGTGGTGGTGGTGACTTTGATCCTCTCCCATTGGTCATCAGTTTAGGAGGCGATTCATGTTGAGGTGTTGTAGTTGCTGATGAATCATTTGAAGATGAGTTTGCCAACTTTGCCTCTTTGTCGTTTATTGCTTTCAATACTTCATCCATAAATGAAGGTCCGAAATCAAAAGAACTCTGTAAAATGTCAAGTTTTataattaaatatcaataaaaaaaaagatatggtaaaTATACAGAAATGACATGTCAGACGGCAatcttacaacaacaaaaaaacaacaaacaaaaacatgtagAGATCAGTGAAAGTTATTTAATAATAGACTATGCTTGCTATGATATGGACAAATTATGAATAAATGTCAATACATTTAatgatttgcattttttttttaaatcaaaatcgcaatatttttctcaagaacaaaaatttaattgtgttttattttataactaatGGTCTTGAATCAGGGAAGACTTGTGCCCACGTAAAACTGATTTTAACAGTTAAACACCCATCATACGTTTTACCTGTCCCTAGTCAGGTTATCTGTTTTAAGTTGTAGTCTTTGTATTTAACTTTTTGGAGGAATCTGTATTGTCGGTTTAtgtgattttttatttcattatctaATATTTTTGGTAATGTCTATTATAGTTTTTTTTGACATTATCTAATTTATCTTTTATTAATTACAGTGTATTCTGTTTATCCATCACACAAGAGGACCAGAAAAAAAGTTGGATTAAGCAGGGTAttggaatactcaggtttttttCTGCAACAATAGGCATATTTTGGGATAGCCCTAAGATGTTATGAATCATAGACTGTTAGTACAAAcgtttatatatgatttattttttcataccGACATGTCAGGCATTTTGAAGTCAGCAAATATAGAATCATCATCTATATCTTGATACTGGAAATCTCCACTATCAACCTCGTCTGTCCTTGTTACATATTGACTGTCTATAGATTCCTGACTTATCCAGGAGTGACCATTAGTACCCAGAGATCCATTCATATTATGTCCATTTTCATCTCTATTAAGACTCACAGTTGATATCCGACTTTCACCTTCTTTCCCTGGAAGATAGATCATAATCATCATTACTTACTATAATTGTAATTACTTCTTTCCTTTCAATAATCTATCCAGGTtgtattttctatttttgaaCATCCATAAACTATATGGCCCTGTATTAACATGATTTTTTCATAGCATTTtcaaattaacatattttaagatGGATGTCTTTTTATCCTAAGCATGGAATTAGATCACCATTAATTTCTTTccataaattaaatacaaaaatttaaaagtaaatgtttCTGTTTTAGGGTCTTGATGCTATGCAGATATATTTACAACAAAGGCTTattttcattgttgaaagctatactgtgacctatatttgttgACTTTAATGtcaatttggtctctgatggagagtggtctcattggcaataatagctcatcttcttatttttacattataatattGTAGTTTTTTCTgcatattacaaaatgtataataaaatatatcataatgaaatATCTTTTATATGATTTTGCAAAATCTAAATACCAACCTGTACTAGCAACTTTGACTGGCAGTTTGTCGTAATTATCACCAATGAAACCAACATCACCGAAAATAGCACCATCGTAACCAATATGCCCTGTGTGACGAAGGTCATTCTGTGGACCACTGATCATCTCAGCATTGAACCGCCTTAATGACTTCCTGTTTGATTctgcaataaataaataataattttaatatattatggagatttttttatttaatgtttgaaGTCAAGTTCCTGAAAAGTAAAATGTAAACAGAAACAGAAATtgctaaaaatggaaaataaaattttatatcaaGATTATCCAATGACATTTTTCAACAGAAATTGACGAAActgattaataaaattatgtttcgAAATATTTCCTTTTACATATATagagaataaaaaataattcttatattAGTTTTAAAACTGATTAAATCATGTGTAAGCGTTGACTGTGTCATTGCATATTTCTGTGTATTATTTAAGCATGTGGCCATTCCCATACAATGGAAGCAATATCTGTGGTACAATATATACCTTTAAACCTGTGTCATTTAACTATACTTGTGTTTCATATTTatgtaaatatcaaataaaatatatgagcTTTGACAATCTATAACATATGACAATttcctttgaaaaaaatttgacTTGGTATGAAAGCCCTCTGGTCAAAATTTATAAGAACAGAATTTACAATGATACAGGAGTATCTTTTATGATGAACAGTAATATCTGTCTAAATTAACTGTATCCCTCAGGACTGTGTTTGGCATAGACACTAGTGTCCACAGTTTACTGGTTTAATTACTACAGAATGTTCTTATTACAAGAGATCAGATGGTTTTAATCAGTTAGTTTtcactgttaaaatatttctctAAAATAAATTCTTAATAATTGACATCTTTTATAAAACCCTGAACCTGGAAGGAACCTGTTAGTTTGGAAAAGGTCAAGGATCAGATATAGGGTTCACTCCATTCTAATGTAATTAGTAGAACAGCATGAAGCTTATTTTAGCTCACTTGAATTAATTATAATCAGTTGCAGTTAGCATAAAGCTTtttccttatttatttttaaggTTTCAAATTTCACATTTGGATATGATTCCactgctttgttgtttaaaatcgcgaaattttacaccctaAAAAATAACTCGCTATACGGTATAAATTTAGTGAATGTGACATCCATTTTTTAATAAACTCAAGACAGAACAAATTTTgttttaggggccagttgaagccAGCCTGTGGCTGTGGGATTTTCTTGCTATATTGAATACCAATTGGTGGCCCTTGGTTGTTTTCTGCCCTTTGGTCAGGTTATTTCATGTGACttaatttctatctaaaaaagcCCATGCCCCACAGACAGATGATCTATTTTGGAGCTGAGACCCAGTTGTCAAAATTATGGTCCATTCTATCTAAGTATCTAATTAAGAGATCATGCTGCTCCAACTTGTTGAGGATCTGATTAATGACCTTATTTTAAGTGAtattctaattttttggcattaTGTGATAAGTCATAAGCTGTTGTCAATATTTTGTTATAGAAGCCACACTACACATCTATTTGTCCCTTCTCCAATCTTACCTTTCTTACCACCCTTTTTGGGGGATTTTTCTTTCTTGTCTGATTCTATAAATAGCATAACcaatcaaattgtaaaaataaagatttaggCATAATTGGGGTCTATTGTAGCAAATAGGAGTTAAATCAAAATAAGATTATTCACTACTAAGCATctagcaaacattttttttttaaaatacaataaaaagtaaaatcttttatcttttattcaagaattaattgtaattgtaatattCATTCCACATTTTTGCATGTctaacatttttttatcattaaaaatttGCAATTCTTTAAAATGATTGTTTTCTTGTTTGCATTTTGGAAACTTGTAGTAAATGTCTGTAGAATTTAACTCCtctatttaaaatatattcaatGTCTAAGTATGTAGAATACTAAACTACCTATAATActgtatttataaaaatgtaaaatttaggACTCGGCATGCTGGCATAGTTTCATTATATGACTGACAGTGGCTCTCTGCCAGCATGCAAAATGTGCTCTTGTGCTGAAATAAATGCTATTATGAAATGCATATACATCAAGCAATGATATGATTCTATTCTACAGTATAAATTGTAAGACCCTAAATTCCCAGCTTATAAAAAGAAGAGAAGAAAACTTCTaaatacagtataagaaaatcaGAATAAAATGAAGCATATCTAGATAGTAGTATTCCTTTAATCTAACTACCTAacctaaatgtttaaaaaatttggcttgcaaaaaaaacaaaaaaaacaaattggtaaTAAATGCAAGAAATAATAAAATCCAATATTAGTGTTATAAAAGAAACAATTGAATGtaaaagagtaaaaaaatattaatgtaaataaagatgataggcaaaaatgttcataaaaattacccaaaatttttattataaatctcTTAAAAAAATTCCACAGCATGAAAGCAAAATTGAGTAAAATCAAAGGACAGGTACACTGAtgattttgatgattttattGAGTGATCTATGTCATCGTCTAAGTGATAGTAAGTCCTTGACTAATATTTTAGACTCATGTCTGGGTTCAACTTGAGGAAGTTCCAATTTGTTATCAGTATTTTTTGAAGATACTCATAGCAGTTTGTGGATAAAAGCATGATTATGATGTGCAACATTTTCTagcatttttgttcttttttcttACCTTTCCTTACAAGTTTGACCATAGGTTGGTCTGAGTcagctttttcttttttagagtCTACATGAAAAATTTACTATTTATTTGGGGTTTCCAAATGGAAATTAAACCAATTTTGTTAATAGATAATGATAAGAAATCAAATATACTTGTTCACAAATATTTAagtgtaaaatttcattaatctgtaagacatttaaaaaaattattataacaaTTTAGACAAAATTTTCTagtaaaagaaagataactctattaTGAAAAGGGTTATAAAAAACAGGTGCATTGTATTTTTGGAAGTTTTTAATGTGTATCTTAATCCTCTCTTAAATGGAGCTCTTCCCCTAAAACcataattatcatttaaaaaaaatttccattttcatttgaattgtgtTTTAAGTATGGCAAGCCGGGATAAAAGCAAGATAATGATTTGCAACATTTCCGAGCGGCTTTTTCTTACCTTTTCTTGAAAGTTTGACTTTAGGTGTGTCcaattctttttcctttttagagTCTATATGAAATAAGGATATTTTGTTCTTCACTTTTGGACTgatatttttaataaccattcaCACAAAAAACCATGAATTTACCAAATTTTAATCattgaaaaataagttaatttcTATATTCTTTCTTTGTTATATTCAATACAAAAAACTatagtttttgatttttgttgattTAAAGTTCACttcaaaaatgttaaacattgaaaaaCGTGAAATCAAAGTTAAGGCTAATATATATTACTTTGTGAAAAGTTGTGTGTGAGAGCTTACCTTTTCGACTGAGTTTAATTTTGGGTGTGTTTGATTCCTGGTTTTCTCTTTTAGAGTCTATGAAAACAAAGGAGTGCAAATTCACACAAAAGAAACAATACTTTACAAACTAATATTTAATCTTGCTAATAAAAGCTCCAACACTCTTGATTTTGATATTAAGTTCTCTTCTGATAATACATTAGAAAAAGCAATATATAATATGGAATCCAATCCATAATTTTAGGGTAATCCTCAAATATAGAAAAGTCTGTTTCACTGATTATCTTTATTGTTagcaatattttattaaaaaggcatagaaaatgttggattatcTCTTAAAAACTCCAATTACAATGACCATAAAAGTGGTCATGTTCCCAGCCAATGATCAAAATCGGGTCAGATTATTTCATGAGCCAAAAAATATCCAAAACTAATGAATTCAAATTTTTACAGATCCAATGACTTTACTctatagaaaatttataaattttcctTTTACAATTTTGATTACAAGCAATGTTTTTTTAATAGCTTCAATAACTATCTGAGCTCCAATAACTGTCTGACCAGATTTTATCACTGGCATGTGAATATTCTGTTATTTACGAATCTTTCTTATACATTATCTCTGGCATCCAGTCTAATACTTTCCCGTAGGATTTTAAAAACAAGCAAATTAACAAGCaggaattaaattaaaaacagaCGACAGAGGATATAATTAATGCTGAGACCTTTTCTACCCGTTAGCTTGTTAGGAGAGAAAGAGTGTCGATCTTACCTTTACGACTTAGTCGTATATTAGAGAAGAATGAACTTCCACTCTCTCTTTTAGATTCTATTAGAAATAAcgggaaataaaatatttttattcatctgatttcAAAATTGTAATGAAAAGTTACTGAAcccataaaaatgaaattttctaaaattcttgtacattaattttgattaattactTGCATATTCTtattcaaaacaaataacaatatttgaaatagttaaaaaatattttacattaattcTGAAAATCATCTACTTTTATATACTGAttcaaatcaaataataaaatttgaattaaactgtACAATGTGTTACATGAAACTAAAAAGACCTTTGCTGCATTTAGCATTACATTGGTTTATTTATCACAATATTTGAGATATATTTTAGATTccatattacaaaaaaatgtttaaacaacTAAAATCATCACTATGTATACATCTATATAAAAGAAAGAACAGAATTTAAGCAAGAAAAGACCACCCAActatttttgacaatattttccGAAGTGATTTTGAATTGCATTTAGTAGTTACATAAAAAGCTGACAAGGTCGATGACAAGGTCAATGACAAGGTCGTAGACAAGCGAGAAAGTAAAGATTTGTTAGACATAGAGGCTTACCTTTACGTGATAGTTTTATTTTTGCATCACCATTTTCCCGTTTTGATTCTAACAAAAAGTTTATACATGTCAATTATACTAACTACCCACACATAATAATTAATGGTTTAATTTACAACATATAAGAATAATCTCGGCGAAAACTCTGTATTATTATACAACATAATTCTATTAAACTCTGTAAACTACATGCTGTAGTTCTATGACCAAGACGAAAATTTATAGTCCAACTGGGGCATATGAAGTATCCAGATGTTTATATAAGTAAAAGTTATAGCTGAATCACCTATTTCTAGTGAAGTTTTATCCCTACTTTTTTCATAATTCTGACTTATATCTTGGTCAGTTCTAAAATTTGTTTCTTCTTGTTCGAGTCCAGTCTATAAGTAAAAGTCCTGGTTCATACCTAGTTGATCTAATCCATTAAACTAATACACATAACAATATCTCTAgttcaaaattataaatcaatGAAAATACATTTCCAAACACACATGCAAAAATGTCTATTTCTGGGTTATGATGGAAccatgtaatttaaaaaatacttttatcaattgatataaaatattttaaaggcaaaaaatgaatatctttttcacttgtttttttacttcatattGAAAATTTGTAGAACCAGCTGTAATTTTAAATTCCAATGTAACCAAAttcataaattcataaaaaaaaaccaacattccTTGTATCAATGACTACTGTAAACATTGAAAATCAAAGGTCAAATGTTACCCCCTGATGACAACATCAATGCCATGTTACTATAGTAATGCAGTAACCTCCTGACCCCTGTACAACTCACCTTTTCTACTGATACTTTTAGACACACTAGGACTATTCTTGTGTTCAATTATTGGCATAACATTAGCTGGATCAAAATATCCACATTTACCATTCCCAAGAACACCCTTCCAGAATCCTGACTTCGGACAATCTTCAGGGCTGAAAACATATATCTTCAAGTAATTAAATGTTATTCCCTAAAACCCCTCCACAAAACTGTCTATGGAAAATATTCTATACTGTGACAGGTAACATATCACCATCAATTTCTCCATTTAAATTTGAGTGCCTGCAAGCATGTTTAACtccaccacattatgtatgtgtttGTCCCTAGTTAGGGGGCTTGTCATTATCTtatgttgctgtgtaacatatttgtacttttttttattacaaaatgtttCTGTACCATTTGTATAAACAAGCTTCTAAATTCATTTTTCTTGAATGAACTGTCCCAGTTAACAAGGGTCATTCAGGGGAAAACATGTTTACATAAGACATTGTCTCTTgaagatattcattttttttgtaactacATCCATTTTTTCTCTGTTAAAAAGTACTAAACTGGATGATTGTGTATGCACTCCCCTCAGCCTACATGCAAACTTTGTCACATGAATGAAATGGCAAATGGGTCTGTAATTCATTATTTTAAACTTGTAAACAAAATAAGCTTCAAATTTTAACCTGAACAGAACATATTCTAATAAACCAAAAATCAGATTCATATCTGTAAGAATAACATACTTTTTATAATCTATGCATGTGAAATTTCTAAAATTCTTTATACTCCAACTTACTTTTTATCTAATACATATATGACATCATATGATTTATAATACAGGAAGTCTTTAGGTACAACCACTTCTGGGAAATCTTTCATAGCTTTAACTTGGGTAGGTCTCATCTGTAATATAATCCAGAACTCATAAAATTTTCaatgctgtggattcattattattttttggataccaattttttcgtggatttcatgggtacagggggaccatgaatttaaatgttcaacaaaatacaaattgtCTTCAGAACAGTATgcagactttgtcaaaaccacgaaatcaaatatccatgaatatgcaagtttccatcaatccacaaaaaattggtacccacaaataTAATAAAGTAATCTCAACAATTTTTCCCTGGACATATCTGgaagatctgtactttgtgtcttttacagctaatttccttaTGCATGTAGAATAAgactttggtaagcttgcttgcttgctttgtttgtatattgtacaattgtaattgggataacgttctatcaaatttaaatataatacatgtatatacaggtttaactatgcCTATTTATATTGCTTGCAGatttcaatcttaattacaatgcttcatctaaagtttataaaaacaaagcaagTAAGCCAACAAAGTCTTACTCTACAaccattaggaaattagctctaatAGTGTTGTTGTGCTTTATATTCAGCTGATAAGTTAAATCCTTTTTCACAGATTTTTATAGTCTTTATGTTGTGCAGTTACACTACCGTCAAAATCTGGGGGAGGGTTGAGCAcctgcaaacatgtttaaccccaccacattatgtatgtgcctgtcccaggttGGGAGCCTGTCAAGCAgtgtttgtcatttgttgctgtgtgtatcatttgtttttcgtttattgttttgtacataaatcagtaAGTTGGCCATTAGCTTACTCGTTTGAGTTTTACATTAGCCATTTCaaggcctttatagcttgctatgctgtatgtgttttatttttatttgttaaaatccGTCCAATGGcctatagttgctaacttctACATCAATTGTTCTCTTgagaagagttgtcttattggccaACATACTACATCTTATTTCTATCCTTGCAATAtggtatgaaatatttaataggaAACAAAGGATTGAGGAACATAAATTAGTATATAGTGGAATAACAGGAGCCAACAttaggccaaacaaaaaagtaatTGTGTTTACTGTTACATGcagaaaaaaatagggtaggcaggtaggtagggaattttttgaatttttaataatttttaataatttttttaagtcTATTGGAGCAACATTGTGACTTCAACAATTGTTAATCAAAAAAGGTaaatacaagaatgtgtccccagtacaagGATGCCTCAATCgtgctatcattttctatgttcagtggactgtgaaattgaggtaaaaactctaatttggcattaaaattagaaagatcatatcatagggaacatgtgtactgagtgttaagttgatcggacttcaacttcataaaaaactacattgaccaaaaaactttaacctgaagcgggacagacagatggaacaaacgaacggacatacagaccagaaatcataatgcccctatactatcgtaggtggggcataaaaaactttAGGGTAGTTAATACAAATAAGAGTAGGTAGGGGTATAGTAAACATACTTTTTTTGTTTGGTTCTAGCTCTACCTACCTGAGGTAACATTACAAATAATTCACTGAACAATGGACGTCTTTCTGGATCATGTTCCCAACATTTGGTCATTATCTGGTAGTATTCTTTAGGACATAAATCTGGTCGCTCTAGTCTTTGGCAGTTTGGTGCATCTATTGATTCTAATATCTATCATagaaacaagaaaataaataaactacatagaaatgtgtaaattttatcatttttgttgagGTGTAATAGTAACATGTAATACAACACATAACCCAAATAATTCAGTCCCACTCTGTCTCTCTCATTTCCTAGGGCCAACTTTCTTCATATAGTAAAAATGGGCCATGAATACTAGATTTTGATTGGTGCTTTCTGTGAGAAAGCAAATCAGCTGCCAGCATAGTTTTATTCAGTATTCTAGGGTATTTTAGCCACCATAGAGCAACAGTATGAAATGTATTCATCAAGTACAGTTGAAAATTGTTTACTTTGGTTCtaattatcaattataatatttgtttcattaaaatGTATAGCAGAACTTACTTGTTGACCAGTTAATCCTGCCCATGGCTGGAACCCGTATGTAAATATTTCCCATAACGTTACACCAAATGCCCAAATATCACTGGCTGAGgtgaattttaaataatttatacacTCTGGTGCACACCTGAAAaagaaatcagttattttttatgttgaaatatttctttgaacATCTTAACTAAACAACTATCAAAACTCAATTTCTGTTTGGTAATATattgtaaacaaacaaaatttttcATGACTTTGGcaaaaagaaaaaacacaaatataaatgGTTAGTTTAAAGTAGTCAACAGTCATCAAAATTTGTTCATACATTATGTTGGTATTGTAAGATATATTTATTGGGGTATTTTAAGGAAATCTGGTACACATTGATATAACatataaaatggttttttttcaaggattttgtaaatattaccattatgacaattttatattCGAAGTTAGAAAGAAATTAACTGACTAAAGAATGGTAGATGTAATCACAGATTCCATTTTATTGTATTCTATTTTTACATGCCTCAACAAAATCTAAAAACATGATGACACCAAAGAATTTCAATTTACCCTTTGTGATATGTCTATTGTAATCTTTGGCTTTAAAGTTTGTTGCTGTATCTCTCATTTTCTTAATTGTTTTTTGTATTGCTCATAAATGAAGCcatttagttttctcatttgatttgCTTTACATTTGGCATTTCGAAGCACTTATAGCTTTATACTATGCTGTaaggtttttgctcattgttgaaagctttAATGATCTATAAGCCTTCTACAGCATTTTTCTCTTatatatctccttatttttatattgaccaTCATATTACATTTCTTAATGTTGTGAGATATTTATTCTATgcttataaaacaaaagaaaattaagattatctcccttataccaatgactataaatatatatgtaacttaCCAAGCTATAGGCAATTTTAGGTTTAGACTAAAATTACTCTGATAGTAATCTTTACCGATACCTAAGGCTCGAGATAATCCAAAGTCACTTATTTTTACCTGAAAGAAATAGAAATATAAATGTCATAAAGTACATTGATGACAAGTTCATCTG
It contains:
- the LOC139499880 gene encoding activated Cdc42 kinase-like isoform X32 → MTTEKSLLEFMEEAELDHYYQALKDQLKINAIHQLKYVEEEDLNDIGMTKPEMRRLKKMYKKEFPAGALGKLKKAILTRSGGDIGRSLSPSPPEQRSPRPSSYIRPPCKQIIPANSIQINKTLGEGEFGIVQQGLWTTETGEKVQVAIKCLTKEKMHTGTTEFLKEANIMQNVDHENIVRMYGVVLDKDDSLMLVTELAPMRSLLECLKEQSLRTDFPLPRLCDFAQEICDGMSYLESKRLIHRDLAARNILVFSKSKVKISDFGLSRALGIGKDYYQSNFSLNLKLPIAWCAPECINYLKFTSASDIWAFGVTLWEIFTYGFQPWAGLTGQQILESIDAPNCQRLERPDLCPKEYYQIMTKCWEHDPERRPLFSELFVMLPQMRPTQVKAMKDFPEVVVPKDFLYYKSYDVIYVLDKNPEDCPKSGFWKGVLGNGKCGYFDPANVMPIIEHKNSPSVSKSISRKESKRENGDAKIKLSRKESKRESGSSFFSNIRLSRKDSKRENQESNTPKIKLSRKDSKKEKELDTPKVKLSRKDSKKEKADSDQPMVKLVRKESNRKSLRRFNAEMISGPQNDLRHTGHIGYDGAIFGDVGFIGDNYDKLPVKVASTGKEGESRISTVSLNRDENGHNMNGSLGTNGHSWISQESIDSQYVTRTDEVDSGDFQYQDIDDDSIFADFKMPDMSSSFDFGPSFMDEVLKAINDKEAKLANSSSNDSSATTTPQHESPPKLMTNGRGSKSPPPPLPVQPPRLEPRNREPPKPEPRKQAKVKPMSASDEKMIDDAIAMANELSSRSHMSSSQEPSSPDKYQSDSESDSGSPQNGSRFKFSFKRSPKLDRQRTFSEEIKNKADQVESVPPGAMEAYNQLVMRGSVKEKSGTSYSSEEREVTPPKREVTPVKRELTPVRREITPAKREIIPAKRDITPAKREITPAKREITPMKREVTPERREVTPVHQDSTYGVPLAMIDDFDLEPPEMNFNQFTEMSYHQKPVPKPRPDSKRSDIPIPAPKPRPEIIQRVEPVPRPQKPPPEIPQEYDLKVKLPEDEYRPKILDTSSEQTSECDSEDIKNNVEVLRIDEPDSDNVHTDSGTESVNSATEVNRQDDSRRDSYNKSSSLFVGEDFSEPSPREIMNKLARESRIRRSLDHQRGVISGSEEGHSRNIREPQGIPGKGAMSSSTGGDEDVETNPLRMLRGGAIPIRGGRVGQGMNHKTYNSKLHVKIPTLHHSMSVDSGTIQHVKERDATNLPSPTRAPAIPPRSNSVSGDGNSLPLPPRMPLRHSTPIGAKRERKFPLQIDDSGIDGHSTPQSLGEELRGSRDDEICV